From Loxodonta africana isolate mLoxAfr1 chromosome 2, mLoxAfr1.hap2, whole genome shotgun sequence, the proteins below share one genomic window:
- the LOC100658635 gene encoding protocadherin beta-16, translating to MEIGWMRNQRQRQVLIFFVLLRLSGAGAQLGPYSVVEETERGFFVANLGKDLGVGLTVLSTRGARIISQGNKEHLQLKVQTGDLLINEKLDREELCGPLDPCVLHFQVLMEKPLEIFQAELRVRDINDHSPVFTEREMVLKILENSPLGSAFPLKNALDLDVGSNNVQKYEISPNSHFRVLTSNRSDGRKYPELVLDKELDREEGPEFRLTLTALDGGSPPRSGTTQVRVEVVDINDNAPEFEQALYKVQIPEDSPTGSLVVTVSARDLDSGVNGKVSYTLFQPSEDTSKILEVNPTTGEIQLTTQVDYETTRSYEVDIEATDGGGLSGKCTLLLRVVDVNDNAPEVTVSALTSPIPENSPETVVAVFSVSDPDSGDNGKTVSSIQDDLPFLLKPSVKNFYTLVTKGALDREAKAEYNITITFTDLGTPRLKTKCNIMVLVSDVNDNAPTFTQTSYTLFIRENNSPALHMGSVSATDRDSGSNAQVTYSLLPPQDPHLPLASLVSINADNGHLFALRSLDYEALRAFEFRVGAIDAGSPALSSEALVRVEVVDENDNSPFVLYPLQNDSAPCTELVPRAAEAGSLVTKVVAVDSDSGQNAWLSYQLLKATEPGLFSVWAHNGEVRTARLLSERDAAKHRLIVLVKDNGEPPMSASVTLHVLLVDGFSQPYLPLPDVDPDEAQADSLTIYLVIALASVSSLFLFSVLLFVGVRLCRRNRAASVGRCSVPEGHFPGHFVDVSGTGTLSHSYQYEVCLTGGSGTSEFKFLKPIMPDFPPQGTTSEIKESHTFRNSFGFNY from the coding sequence ATGGAGATTGGATGGATGCGCAATCAGAGACAAAGGCAAGtcctaattttctttgttttgctcAGGTTGTCTGGGGCGGGCGCCCAATTGGGGCCTTATTCAGTGGTGGAAGAAACAGAGAGAGGCTTCTTTGTGGCAAATCTAGGGAAAGACCTGGGGGTTGGATTGACTGTGCTGTCTACGCGTGGGGCCCGGATCATTTCCCAGGGGAACAAAGAGCACCTGCAGCTGAAGGTTCAGACTGGGGATTTGCTCATAAATGAGAAACTAGACAGAGAGGAGCTATGCGGTCCCCTTGATCCTTGTGTACTACATTTCCAAGTGTTAATGGAAAAACCCCTAGAGATTTTTCAGGCTGAACTGAGAGTGAGAGACATAAATGACCATTCTCCTGTATTCACTGAAAGAGAAATGGTTCTAAAAATACTGGAAAACAGTCCTCTGGGGAGTGCGTTCCCTCTGAAGAATGCTCTGGACTTGGATGTAGGAAGCAACAATGTTCAGAAATATGAAATCAGCCCCAACTCCCATTTCCGGGTTCTAACCAGCAATCGCAGCGATGGCAGGAAATACCCTGAGCTGGTGCTGGACAAGGAGCTGGATCGGGAGGAGGGGCCTGAATTCAGATTAACCCTCACGGCACTGGATGGCGGCTCCCCACCCAGGTCTGGGACCACTCAGGTCCGCGTCGAAGTGGTGGACATAAACGACAACGCCCCTGAGTTTGAGCAGGCTCTCTACAAGGTGCAGATTCCCGAGGACAGCCCCACAGGATCCCTGGTTGTCACCGTCTCTGCCAGGGATTTAGACAGCGGAGTCAATGGAAAAGTATCATACACACTGTTTCAGCCTTCGGAAGATACTAGCAAAATTTTGGAGGTTAATCCTACCACTGGAGAAATTCAACTGACAACACAAGTAGATTATGAAACAACTCGGTCTTACGAAGTGGATATCGAGGCTACCGATGGGGGAGGTCTTTCAGGAAAATGTACACTTCTCCTGCGGGTGGTGGATGTGAATGATAACGCCCCAGAAGTGACCGTGTCTGCGCTCACCAGCCCCATCCCTGAGAACTCGCCAGAGACTGTAGTTGCTGTTTTCAGTGTTTCCGATCCTGACTCTGGGGACAACGGCAAGACGGTTTCCTCCATCCAGGATGACCTTCCCTTTCTTCTGAAACCTTCAGTCAAGAACTTCTACACTCTGGTAACCAAGGGAGCACTAGACAGAGAAGCAAAGGCTGAGTACAATATCACCATCACTTTCACAGATTTGGGAACTCCCAGGCTGAAAACCAAGTGCAACATAATGGTGCTGGTTTCCGACGTCAATGACAACGCTCCAACTTTCACACAAACCTCCTACACCCTGTTCATCCGCGAGAACAACAGCCCCGCCCTGCACATGGGCAGCGTCAGCGCCACAGACAGAGACTCAGGCTCCAACGCCCAAGTCACCTACTCACTGCTGCCGCCCCAGGACCCGCACCTCCCCCTCGCCTCCTTGGTCTCCATCAACGCGGACAACGGGCACCTCTTCGCTCTCAGGTCGCTGGATTACGAGGCCCTGCGAGCCTTCGAGTTCCGCGTGGGCGCGATAGACGCAGGTTCCCCCGCGCTGAGCAGTGAGGCGCTGGTGCGTGTGGAGGTCGTGGACGAAAACGACAACTCGCCCTTCGTGCTCTACCCGCTGCAGAACGACTCTGCGCCCTGCACGGAGCTGGTGCCCAGGGCGGCTGAGGCGGGCTCCCTGGTGACCAAGGTGGTGGCGGTGGACAGCGACTCGGGTCAGAACGCCTGGCTGTCCTACCAGCTACTCAAGGCCACTGAGCCCGGGCTGTTCAGCGTGTGGGCGCACAATGGCGAGGTGCGCACAGCCAGGCTGCTGAGCGAGCGCGATGCCGCCAAGCACAGACTCATCGTGCTGGTCAAGGACAATGGCGAGCCACCAATGTCGGCCAGCGTCACGCTGCACGTGCTCCTGGTGGATGGGTTCTCACAGCCCTACCTGCCGCTCCCAGATGTGGACCCAGATGAGGCCCAGGCTGACTCTCTCACTATCTACTTGGTCATTGCGTTGGCGTCGGTCTCTTCTCTCTTCTTGTTCTCCGTGCTCTTGTTCGTCGGGGTGCGGCTGTGCAGGAGGAACAGGGCCGCCTCAGTGGGTCGCTGCTCAGTGCCTGAGGGCCACTTTCCAGGCCACTTTGTGGACGTCAGCGGCACCGGGACCCTGTCCCATAGCTACCAGTATGAGGTGTGTCTGACAGGAGGTTCTGGGACCAGTGAGTTCAAGTTTCTTAAGCCGATTATGCCTGACTTTCCTCCCCAGGGCACCACCAGTGAAATCAAGGAAAGCCACACTTTCCGGAATAGCTTTGGATTTAATTATTGA
- the LOC100676387 gene encoding protocadherin beta-10-like: MEAGGLRFRRQRQVLFIFIFGGVSLAVSGFGRYSVTEETERGSFVVNLAKDLGIAEGELATRGARVVSDDNKQHLLLDSQTGDLLTNEKLDREKLCGSTEPCMLYFQILVDNPFQIYRAELRIRDINDHSPVFQDKEMVLKILENTAEGTIFRLERAQDSDGGLNGIQKYTINPSSFFHIKITDSDEGVIYPELVLDKALDWEEQQELRLTLTALDGGSPPRSGTTTIRIVVVDVNDNAPQFAEAQYETQVREDTPIGSLIVKVSAGDVDSGVYAEVSYSFFDASEDIRTTFQINPFSGEIVLKALLDYELIKSYKINIQAIDGGGLSARCTVSVEVLDTNDNPPELIMSSLSNYIEENSPETVLAVFRIRDRDSGENGKMVCHIQEDLPFLLKPSVENFYVLMTEGALDREGRAEYNITISVTDLGTPRLKTEHNIRVLVSDVNDNAPTFSQTSYTLFVPENNSPALHMGSVSATDRDSGSNAQVTYSLLPPQDPHLPLASLVSINADNGHLFALKSLDYEALRTFEFRVSAIDSGSPALSSEALVRVEVVDENDNSPFVLYPLQNGSAPCTELVPRAAEAGYLVTKVVAVDNDSGQNAWLSYQLLKATEPGLFSVWAHNGEVRTARLLSERDAAKHRLVVLVKDNGEPPMSTTVTLHVLLVDGFSQPYLPLPEVALDEAQADSLTIYLVIALASVSSLFLFSVLLFVGVRLCTRNRAASVGRCSVPEGHFPSHSMEVSGTGTLSHSYQYEVCLTGGSETSEFKFFNPIMPNIQAQGCERNNEENPNFRNSFGFNIQSKFC; the protein is encoded by the coding sequence atggaggctggagggCTGCGCTTCCGGAGACAAAGGCAAGTCCTGTTTATCTTTATATTTGGGGGAGTATCCCTGGCAGTTTCGGGGTTTGGACGTTATTCGGTGACggaggaaacagagagaggatcGTTTGTGGTCAATTTGGCAAAGGATCTGGGGATAGCGGAGGGGGAGCTGGCTACAAGGGGCGCTCGGGTGGTCTCTGATGATAACAAACAACACTTGCTCCTGGATTCTCAAACCGGGGATTTGCTCACAAATGAGAAACTGGACCGGGAGAAGCTGTGCGGCTCCACAGAGCCCTGTATGCTGTATTTCCAAATTTTAGTGGATAATCCCTTTCAAATTTACCGGGCTGAACTAAGGATCAGGGATATAAATGACCATTCACCAGTGTTTCAGGACAAAGAAATGGTCTTAAAAATACTAGAAAATACAGCCGAAGGGACAATATTTCGACTAGAAAGAGCACAGGATTCAGATGGAGGACTTAACGGTATCCAAAAGTACACGATCAACCCCAGCTCTTTTTTCCATATAAAAATTACTGACAGTGATGAAGGCGTCATCTACCCAGAGCTAGTACTGGACAAAGCGTTGGATTGGGAGGAGCAGCAAGAGCTCAGATTAACACTCACGGCGCTGGATGGCGGCTCTCCACCCAGGTCTGGGACCACTACTATACGCATTGTGGTCGTGGACGTTAATGACAACGCCCCGCAGTTTGCGGAAGCGCAATATGAGACCCAGGTTAGGGAGGACACCCCCATAGGGTCCCTAATTGTTAAGGTGTCGGCTGGCGATGTAGACTCCGGAGTCTATGCGGAAGTATCCTATTCATTTTTTGATGCCTCTGAAGACATTAGAACAACCTTTCAAATCAATCCTTTTTCTGGGGAAATAGTTCTCAAAGCCTTGCTTGATTATGAGCTAATAAAATCTTACAAAATAAATATACAGGCAATCGATGGCGGGGGCCTTTCCGCAAGATGTACGGTTTCGGTCGAAGTGTTGGACACAAATGACAATCCCCCCGAACTGATTATGTCTTCACTGTCCAACTACATCGAGGAGAACTCTCCAGAGACGGTACTGGCTGTTTTTAGGATTAGAGACAGAGACTCTGGCGAAAATGGAAAGATGGTGTGCCATATTCAAGAAGATCTGCCTTTCCTACTGAAACCCTCCGTAGAGAATTTTTATGTTCTAATGACAGAGGGAGCACTTGACAGAGAAGGGAGAGCTGAGTACAACATCACCATCTCCGTCACGGACTTAGGGACTCCAAGGCTGAAAACCGAGCACAATATAAGGGTGCTGGTCTCCGACGTCAATGACAACGCGCCCACCTTCTCCCAAACCTCCTACACCCTGTTCGTCCCTGAGAACAACAGCCCCGCCCTGCATATGGGCAGCGTCAGCGCCACAGACAGAGACTCAGGCTCCAACGCCCAAGTCACCTACTCGCTGCTGCCGCCCCAGGACCCGCACCTCCCCCTCGCCTCCTTGGTCTCCATCAACGCGGACAACGGGCATCTCTTTGCTCTCAAGTCACTGGATTACGAGGCCCTGAGAACCTTCGAGTTCCGCGTGAGCGCGATAGACTCAGGCTCCCCGGCACTGAGCAGCGAGGCGCTGGTGCGTGTGGAAGTCGTGGACGAAAACGACAACTCGCCCTTCGTGCTCTACCCGCTGCAGAACGGCTCTGCGCCCTGCACCGAGCTGGTGCCCAGGGCGGCTGAGGCGGGCTACCTGGTGACCAAGGTGGTGGCGGTGGACAACGACTCGGGTCAGAATGCCTGGCTCTCCTACCAGCTACTCAAGGCCACAGAGCCAGGACTGTTCAGCGTGTGGGCGCACAATGGCGAGGTGCGCACAGCCAGGCTGCTGAGCGAGCGCGACGCCGCCAAGCACAGACTCGTCGTGCTGGTCAAGGACAATGGCGAGCCACCAATGTCGACCACCGTCACGCTGCACGTGCTTCTGGTGGATGGCTTCTCGCAGCCCTACCTGCCGCTACCAGAGGTGGCTCTGGATGAGGCCCAGGCCGACTCGCTCACTATCTACTTGGTCATTGCGTTGGCGTCGGTCTCTTCTCTCTTCTTGTTTTCCGTGCTCTTGTTCGTCGGGGTGAGGCTGTGCACGAGGAACAGGGCCGCCTCGGTGGGTCGCTGCTCGGTGCCTGAGGGCCACTTTCCGAGCCACTCGATGGAGGTCAGCGGCACCGGGACCCTGTCCCACAGCTACCAGTATGAGGTGTGTCTGACCGGAGGCTCAGAGACCAGCGAATTTAAGTTCTTCAATCCGATTATGCCCAATATTCAGGCACAGGGCTGTGagaggaataatgaagaaaaccccaACTTCCGAAATAGCTTTGGATTTAATATTCAGTCAAAGTTCTGTTAA